The genomic region gatAACTTCTTGTGCTTTGTGCAGTTTTTAGAGAAGTATGTCAGGAAGGAGAGGTAATGTATTGCACCATTCAAACAGACAAGTAAATCCCCATTAACTCACCCCTCCTCCTGAGGATCTGGAAGAGTCCAAGGCCAGCCTAGAAATAAGGCTTCCCAGTCAGTGCACTATGCTACAGCTCTGTCAGCACAGGGAACGAGCACAGTGGATAAATCATTTACTGCAAGCCTCTGgaaatcacagggaaaaaaacaggaaaaaaagaaagaaaaaaaaagaaaaaataccataaataaaaatacatgcCATTTCATGAAATTACAGTGTTAATGCCTCTTGTATGCCAATCTGCCAGATGTCATCACCTACACCACCCATTATGTTCTTGGCCATTCCAGAGGTTCAAGGATTACTGTTTACATCTTCCCCAAAAGAGACCAAGTTAATCTTCCTTCCAGGAGTAAAGAGCCCTACCTCCTCTCAGAGATAGACTAAAGGGCATGAAGAAAAGTAGTATTTAATTTGGACCACAGGAAAATTCATATTCTGGAAAGCTTTAGACATATATGGGGTAACAACTTCCAGTTTCTCCTTTGCAAAATTCTTGCTTGCCCTTGGCAGTAGCTCCTCTCCATTCATGGCCAGCCACGTTCAGCACTGACCACGACCACTACTTGTAGAAGCAACTGTAGAGCACAGAACAAGGATAACAGAATTATATTGTCCtttcctcaaaaataaaagttaatttaaaaaattaagttataCACAGATAACACAGCATTAAATAAGGTTGTCTGAAGACTGTCCACATTGCTGTTTGCCAGTGTATGCACTGAAACCTTCATGAAAACCAATCTGCAGAAGGAAACTAACCAGAAAGCATGTGTGTTTTACAAAACAACACTATCTAAAGTGCAGAACTCTAGAAAAATTCAGCCTTCcctttaatattttccttccctgcactTACATCTCTCAATACAAGGCAGGTAAGAAAATCaattctcctcttcctctgtaGATTTACAAGAGACCAAGCACTTTACTGAAAAAATGGGAACAAAAACACGGGGGAAAATTTATCTGccaaatgcaaacaaacaaactcaaGTGTATGATAAAAAATACAGGATAAAACCAAGAAGCAACTACAAAGGACTTTTTTATAAATCAGGATTTAAGCAATCTCTACTCATTGCCCAACTCCATTTTAAACTATCAAAGCATTTCAAACCTTGCTTGCTTTGGTTTTGACAGTCAATCAGCTATCTGATGAAAGTAGGGCAACAATACTAACAAAGATTTCCTATATTCAATGCAGTAACTGCTTAACATCATAAAACCAGCTCAAAGAGATTTTCTCAAAACTCTCTTCTTTTCTTAATTACTTTTTAACTGTTGACTTGACCATTTATACTAGATTTCCAAATTCAGCTTAGACAGTTCTTACATTTCTTGTATGAAAACACTGCAAGACTCAGAAACATTTCATACCTTCCACACATACAAGTCATGGAAAATGAAGACAAATGGTGATTTTGCCTTCTCCAAAGGTCCATGTGCAGGCAGTGATAACAGAAATTCAAGCTCTGCTGGGGTCCCTCCCTGATGCCCCACCTCTGGTTTTACACAGGGTTCAGGACTCCAAGCAGACTTCCACTGACGATGTTGACAGTAGCTCTACCATTGACTTCAGCTGGAAATAAACTGGTTTTTACTGAGCAGGCTAACTGTTGAGTATCTTCATCCTCTACAGTTTCTCAATTTTATCAACTACTACAGGAGTCAGAAactaattgaaaaaaaaaaccacttttactgagttaaggaaaaaaaagaaaaccaagaagaaaGCCTTGTTGACCTccatatgtttatttttttaaacaatttacaaataaaaatgttatatttATCCAAGGAAACACATTGAATACTTTAGTCTTTTACAAGCTATACAAATGAGAATCATCACACTCAATAGCTCAAGGACCCATTCAGGGTAGGCATGCATGTGTCTGTATCACATGAAGCGAGTCCAATTCCTGACACCAGGGTTCTGATCTTCTACTTCTTCAGAGCTGGTCAGCTGCTAAATGATTTAACACAAATAGTTACTGGATcacaataaaatgaaagaaagccCATTTCAAATCACGTAAGTGACCTCAATATGTCTGGTCCAGGTGTCAGGCCACAGAGCCTTACCGATTAGTTTTCTTCTCCAAAAGCCAGTCGGGACAGATTTTCTCCCCTTGCTTAGTGATGTGCCATCCATACATGTGCTTATACAATACACTGAAACACCTTAAGTACAGATGTAATACAACAGGAATTACAAAGCACAGAGACAGATAAACAGACAAAATCGACTCTGAACACATTCTTGCATTTCAAAACAACAGAAGTAATCGAACCCATGCATTACAGTTCAAAGAAATTTTGGGTTTTAGTTCTTCTGCAAGTCTCCATTTCCTCAGTTCTAAATTGCTATTCTTGAGCTTGTCTCAGCAGCTGGGCTACTCACGGTGCTACTGACACAAACTGGGTGAGCTGGAAATCTTTGACCAGGAATGGTCAAAGAGTAAAAGCCCCCAAAATAAAGAAGACGCACGCATTATAAACGAGATTCCATTTTAATAGCAGAGTGTAGAAAAGAAATTGGCAACaaaattcacatgaaaaaacattttacacAATTAATTATGTACAGAATAAAGTATGTGACTGCCTTCTTATGATTTACGTTTCACTTTAGTCAAGTCCTACCACAGAATGCAAAATACACCCAAAACTCTCAGctggaacaaaaagaaaaacaaacaaaaaccataTACAtaatcccagctctggctcctcaaATATTGGGACTGGCTGGGTTTACTTCAACCCACTGGGCTTTCTGCTATGCTTTCAGAAATTCCTGATTTCATTGTAGCTTCCAAACTACTGTCAGGAGCTTCTGTTTGCTCAGTCTTCTTGCTCAGGATGGTGCACATTCCCTTGCCTCCTGAGCCACCCACCTTCCCATGTGTTTCTTTGAGCCCAGGCGTTAAAGTTTCCACGCACCCAGAAGCctgactttctgtgctgcctctgtcACACCTCAGAGACAGCATTTCAACAGTGCCACCTTTGCTCTCCTTCACTTGCACAAGTATCTCAGACGTGGGAGAAATGCCCTGCATTTCTAGAACTGGCATGACCACTTCTGTAGTGTCACTATTTGAGGTCTGTGATCCAGGCTGCAGCATAGGTTTCTGAGAAATCCGTGTGCAAATTTTATCTTCACAACTATCAGAAGTCAATGTAGTAAAATCAGTAATCTCTGTTTCATTCACTGTTCTGTCAATGCCCACGTTTTTAACTTTACTGGACTCTAGCCTAATGGACGCAATAGTTTCTATTTTTGTGActtcttctgtattttcctttaaaagtcCTTCTGAAAGGATGCTGAAACATTCATGTTTTACCTTATTGTCTCCTAGATTTAAATCAGTGCTTTTCAACTCAAGATCTGCTTTCTGGGAGGGAGTCTTCATGTGTTTCACATCCTCTGATGGtctcttgaaaagaaaattatctaaTCTTGCATCAGATCCAGTGTGTCCTAAcgactttttttcattttcagctaCTAATTCTAGATTGGATCTGAGTTCAGCAATGTTCGAGCAAGTATTGACTAACCGTTCAATGCCCTCCTTCTGGGTTTGGTTATCTAACACTGTATGGCCCAAAGGTTTAGGTTTAACTTTTTCTTGAGCTTCTAATAGGGTACTTTTAGTTtttgtctgtccctctgtcaaCTCTGAAGCATCAACCTCATTAGAaccagattttatttctggatTTGGAGTATTTGATAGATCCCAACTACTTTCAGAACAAGAATGAGTTGTGACTATCTGTTCTTTTCCATTACTAGTTCTGGAAGTGCCCCAGAGCAAGTCTGGACTATCAGTTTCTGAGTGAGTTCTACAGTTATCATTTAACTTTACCAAATGGGAATTTCCCAAACTTTTAATTTCGCTCTGTGTCTCAGGTAACAAAGTCTTTGTGTGTAGACCATGCTTAGGCtttactgcttttatttcccaGTCTTTTGTCTCTGTCTCCAAGGTACCAGGAACATTTGTGTTTGTAACTGGAGTTTTATTTCCATCTTCCTGTCCAACCTTCTCTTGGACCTCAGATTTCTGTAgatcacagaattccagacaGCCTGCCTGCTCTCCACCTCCTGTATCAACAAGTCCACTTTCTGCAGGCATCTGGATaccagaaacagattttttcctgGTAATTCTGTGACTGACATTTCTGAGAGGTGAGGCTGAAGTGATTTCTTGCTCATTTCAGCCTGATTTTCAACAGGAACCAAACTCCCTGTCACTTGATTATTACACTGTGAGGAATCCACAGTCTCAGAATCCTCTTTCAACGAGGATGAGCTACTATTTGTTCTGTGATTTGCAGATGAATCTGCAGGTTTTGTTATGTTAGGGTTTTCTCCATTTGGAAGTGCAGAACTTGCAAGCTTGCTGTCAGCTGAACCCTTTCCACCACTACTGTAGAAAATATCATAGAGATCTTTAGCATTGGCTGTGGCCAAGCAAGAATTTCGTTTCTCTATCTTTTTTGCTTGTTCACTGAAAGCAGTTGAAGGTGGTGGTGGTCTCACAGGCATTGCCAACATTGTCTGTTCACTTTCAGACACACCTGGAGCTACTTCATCTGCGGGGatgagagctgctggctggacTGCTGGTGGAGCATGAGGTGGAGGTAGTCTATCTGCAGGCTGAGAAGactcatttttctctgctgctttcaaatCCTCCTCTGagccttttaaaattacttcttctcctccaaaagCTTTTGATATGATAtctggaggcagcagaagatctgcatttgtttcttttaccACTGGCAGTGGTTTGGTGGTAGTTCCAGAGGATTTTATGGATAAAAAGGTGTTCAGAGGTGGTGGTTTACTAACTGTTGGAGTATTGGACTTCCTGAAAATCATGGTGGGGACTGGTAAATTGGGAAGAATTTTTGTTGGTGTTGGTGTGGAAACAACTGGTATCCATGGGCTAGTGTGTGGAATAACAGTTTTCCCAGACAGCTTGATTTCAATGGGCTTTATATGGGATTTCACAGATTGACACTTGTTCTcctctttgtttccttctgtaTTCTCTTCCTTTGCAACAGTTCCTGGGGTTTTATCCTCTCTCTCAGtctttttccagctgaatttCCCAAAGGAGGTCTGGCTTGGTGATTCCTTTTTcaattcttctttcttttcttctttcttctcctctcccttctcttccttctttagCTTTACCGTAATACCCATTTTTCGCCCAGAAGAATCAGTTTTGCCTTGAGTTTCATTATTCCCTTCTCCTGACTCTGGGCTGCTCTTTACTTCCtccttctttattatttttggggttttctcatccttctcttccttctgtttctCAACCAGTTTCCGTTTCAGCTCATTTTGCCGCCTGCGCTCTGTCTCCAGAACCACAGCCAATCCTGCTTGACGGTCTAGATTTCGCCTCTCTTCATAGAGTGGGTTTTCATCTATGtatttctgtggaaataaaCAGCAACATTTTAGCCAccaattttcatttccatgaaaataaataaataaatgcagctcTCTGACAATTCTTACTTGCTCAGTAAGTGCCATCTCAACACTAAGAGAACAGGGAACTTTTTCCTACCAAGAAACTGAGGTATTACAAACTGcttgcagcagtgctgtcacTTTACAGTACACACTGTTTCAGCTTCATGCAGATAAAATATCTCTATGTACTGGTGTAGTGGGAAGTTCTGCTTATTTAGTTCAGTAGAATGTAGTGAAGATAACCAAACACATATACTCCAAGAAGTTAAATGTCATTCTTCAGGAAAGGAAGACAGAACAAACAGAAGCTAAGGTAGGGAACGTCTCTCGCCTAGCACATCAGTTACCAACCTTATACTTCTCATTGTGGGGATGACTTTTCacatgctgctctgctgagatcTGATCTCCAAAAAATTCATGACAGAGCTGGCAATAATATCCAGTGATGGGAATCAGAAACTCAGAGCCTGAAAAGGCCAAAGAAAATtatcagagaaacaaaacctaGTAAGTGCCAAGCTCTTAACAAAGTTGGTCAAAGAACAACAGCAAAACCTCAAGCAATGTTCTTTTTGGAAAAGTTAATGCTGGTCTCCTTATAGTATCATAGGAACCACCACTACCAGGAACAAACATGCAAAGTGAAGAAGTTTATTACTATGGTTCAAGATTTAAGTGCTCTGCATCATATTAACCTACTTGAATACTCAGTTACCTTAACATTTCCTACAGCCTTGAtctattttccatctttctgaTATAGTCTGCTCAAATACTAAATACCTGGTTTATAAAcagaacacaaatatttttgttgaagTTCAGGAAAATTGCACCCTTGTGCCTAGAGAACCTGCTACAGTTATCTAAGACACTGCAGATTCTTCTTTAGTGGGCACTACCAGAAATATGTAACAGATTAATAAAATGAATTGATCACTGGCAGGCCTTTTAgacattcatattttaaatcCTATATTAATTTTCAACTCAGTTACAGCTCCTTCCAAATGTCTGTCTCAGATTCTCTGTATCTGCACTATAACAAGTACTCATTAGTCAATTTTCAGGGAGACCTCTGCTAAAAATGTACTGAATGAAAGTCTGCTACGAGACTGTGTGGAATACTGTGCAAGATCTACCCAAATACTGCCAACTATTGTGGTCATGCTCTGAATTCTAATATGTtggcaaaaattatttcagaactACACTGAAAGACAACTggtattcaaaataaaaaactaatctctaaaaagagaagaaaccaCACTTTTCCTACACTCTCGCTTCAAGACCTTTTACACAAGACCAGTCAAGAAACTaaataatttgcctttttcctAATAATACAGTATCTATATACCAAGGTAAAGTTTTGGAAATTCCTTTCTCTGAGCAAGTGGGACTTGCTGGAGGGCAAAGAGGGATGATAGCCAAGTTAATAAAAATCAACATACCTTTGGCAGGAACCGTTATCTTATCAATGCGTTTTATGGACTCTTGTTTGGTCTCGCTCTGGGTCTTCGAAGCCCAAGGTCTGTTGTAAGGATCCAGGGTCTATTTGCACAGTGACAGAGGTATATAGGCTCATATATTACACTAGCAAGGCAAGTAcacttgtctttttcctttttaatatcCTTTTAGAACACTGAACATTAAAATCAACGTGCAAGTATTTACAACAACttatttccctctcttttccctcccacTTTGCAATTTACAATGACAAGATAACCTGTGAAAAGCGTAAAATGTAAATGACTGCAAAGAACAGGTAAACATGTGAAACACAAGTGGCAAACCTGAGCAAACTGAACACAGGCCCCATTTATACTATTTGGAATACACCAGTAGCTGTACAACTGCTCAAGTCCAACATTAGGGGAAAAGAATTTGATAAGTTACTTCTTGGGTTTGTTATTACTTCAGGTTCTCTTGTAAAATGTAGTTCTGTGATGTATGTTTTAGTGTTAATATTCATAGCAATATGAAATGCACTTAGTGAAGGAAGCCTGCAACATACCTGTCTGTGTTTCTTATTATGCATGTGTGTGAAAAAGTCAAACATGGTCCCGCAGATGGTATTGCAGTCTTTGCACCAGTGGTTCCCTGCATCATAATATTCATAAATATTGGCCAACTGGAAAGGATGTTTGGAGGACTGTGAAGAGGATTCTGCTGGCTTCGGGCTTCTACCTCTCGATTTTTCATTAGTAGTTTTTGATTCCTAAATTGAACAGAAGGAAACACTTCTCTAAGACAAGGCAGGACAGACAAAATGCTCTAAAATTCAGAACCTGCCTCCAGCAGAAGccatacacacaaaaaaaatatatcaccTGCTTTTCAGCGCCCAGGTTAATTCCACTGTTTCAGAGAGCTGGTATTGCCGACTAAGATGCTGCGTGGCTGCAGTGAAGAGGTTCCAATAAGGGTCCCAGATGTAATGGCTGGATGGTTGCAGGTAATCAAGGAACCAAATGAACAAATTCCCTGTGGCATGCACCCTTCCCACTTTATTG from Molothrus ater isolate BHLD 08-10-18 breed brown headed cowbird chromosome 3, BPBGC_Mater_1.1, whole genome shotgun sequence harbors:
- the ZNF318 gene encoding LOW QUALITY PROTEIN: zinc finger protein 318 (The sequence of the model RefSeq protein was modified relative to this genomic sequence to represent the inferred CDS: inserted 1 base in 1 codon), with product MYRSSSGRSGPSSSSSSHRLKEGGSSASRASRFSTSGPGPGHGRPPPPMPAAACAAASPPRSASPRPPPLRRHRSPSGHRGPCRRSPSPHRSRRLPSPPGGAGLGGPRGRRGSEHGDGGSSSRRRSPSLRSESSLEHSLRITVGNDRYCIGTPERRRLPDRLGSPIDNLSDRDDVADGPIFTRGLTCPRSLERYPAHEDQPLSPFIPRHNEDYRSRDVFLHRSDYSPHYGRREELPRASDRDGDKLRRSPYPLRAEERGREIKRPRYEKDEKMHGVSTEHQGFSSGTRNYRRRSRSRSRSLSPSYLNEEFRELDRARRKREEEERSRNLNHDVSGTGYTIPGLTNTLQTSEPRYTYRPEEIPPMPKKSILKKRVEMEVESAVQPEGFSSSPGPSKDLPLLSSQSSLPQSNDVAPFASEVENFLKRFNQGSLVEASDKELHEGLCEWNPLSGPPKDTLIFEEKFGSFLSHKEKVEPKSEPTDRHTDFLLPHERASQDGSGFSRILGMMADSVSAQEKRRRSFPDIEDEEKFLYGDEDEETKIESLPIEKPPVSCGNEIIIQKMSPPPSPAPAVKMDPLEEPNAEYAKIHDLLKTIGLDIGVAEIGKLAVRTQERLHGKKLASRSPDRRSSDARRLDTWELRRSRSDTRSPESGQQRSASPPGSFPQPKDASSLHKSDYAKSNPVGQEIPPHAPEQPLPSVSLIPSIPPTPASLPPTPTSVSQYQIPNYSHYTAAQISQNYPPPTMAPAGYDAYGHYMAYAAPGWPMYPPAQQPNPTLPEAHGLLTMAMSANPTRPNLRVIETVSLGKDVPDVKRDGSVLVQVPTTPSHSKAPLRLSSHSLKNTTERMSDEKNRAAQKQKVIEEREKLKTDREARQKKLYYLKTELDRLRKQQGEMLRKKRREKDGHKDPLLVEVNRLQENIMKEIAELHKESDAADKKQSELDKVAQILGINIFEKPRKPSVETKDSSEKNSKSENAKVVEKTSSSNKESKTTNEKSRGRSPKPAESSSQSSKHPFQLANIYEYYDAGNHWCKDCNTICGTMFDFFTHMHNKKHRQTLDPYNRPWASKTQSETKQESIKRIDKITVPAKGSEFLIPITGYYCQLCHEFFGDQISAEQHVKSHPHNEKYKKYIDENPLYEERRNLDRQAGLAVVLETERRRQNELKRKLVEKQKEEKDEKTPKIIKKEEVKSSPESGEGNNETQGKTDSSGRKMGITVKLKKEEKGEEKKEEKKEELKKESPSQTSFGKFSWKKTEREDKTPGTVAKEENTEGNKEENKCQSVKSHIKPIEIKLSGKTVIPHTSPWIPVVSTPTPTKILPNLPVPTMIFRKSNTPTVSKPPPLNTFLSIKSSGTTTKPLPVVKETNADLLLPPDIISKAFGGEEVILKGSEEDLKAAEKNESSQPADRLPPPHAPPAVQPAALIPADEVAPGVSESEQTMLAMPVRPPPPSTAFSEQAKKIEKRNSCLATANAKDLYDIFYSSGGKGSADSKLASSALPNGENPNITKPADSSANHRTNSSSSSLKEDSETVDSSQCNNQVTGSLVPVENQAEMSKKSLQPHLSEMSVTELXRKKSVSGIQMPAESGLVDTGGGEQAGCLEFCDLQKSEVQEKVGQEDGNKTPVTNTNVPGTLETETKDWEIKAVKPKHGLHTKTLLPETQSEIKSLGNSHLVKLNDNCRTHSETDSPDLLWGTSRTSNGKEQIVTTHSCSESSWDLSNTPNPEIKSGSNEVDASELTEGQTKTKSTLLEAQEKVKPKPLGHTVLDNQTQKEGIERLVNTCSNIAELRSNLELVAENEKKSLGHTGSDARLDNFLFKRPSEDVKHMKTPSQKADLELKSTDLNLGDNKVKHECFSILSEGLLKENTEEVTKIETIASIRLESSKVKNVGIDRTVNETEITDFTTLTSDSCEDKICTRISQKPMLQPGSQTSNSDTTEVVMPVLEMQGISPTSEILVQVKESKGGTVEMLSLRCDRGSTESQASGCVETLTPGLKETHGKVGGSGGKGMCTILSKKTEQTEAPDSSLEATMKSGISESIAESPVG